Part of the Deinococcus aestuarii genome, TTTTCGTACCCGGTGGCGAGCCTCCTGAGCGCCCGGTTCTCCGACCACGCCTTCCTGTACGGCGGCCTGCTGGCGCTGGTGATCCTGGCCGCCGTGTCCCTCCTCTCCCGCGGCACGCCGAGTCCTGCGGCCAAGCCGAGTTCCTCGACCGATTGAAAGGAGACGCCCGGCCCGGCGTCCGTCCGGGGGCACGCTCCCAGACGGGCGTCATTGGCCAACTTCAGCCGCCCTTGAGACCGCTGGCCGGTGGCCTTCATGCAGGCCTGCTGCAATGGAACGATGACCGAACCCGACCCCGCCGAACAGACGGCCCAGGAAGACCGCGCCGCCCGCATTCAACGCCTGGTGAACGAGGGCCGGGAAGCGGAACTGGACGAGCAGGATTACCAGTTCGCCATCGAGAACGGCCTGATCGAGGGCTGAGCCCCGCAGCAGGTGCGCCCTGGCCCGGCGGAGAACACCGCGCGAAGGGGTGGCCAGCATGGAGTTCCACGTGGAGGGGCAGCCTGAACCGGGAAGGCCCTCTCCCCGCTTCCTTCGGCGCTCCGGGCGTGACGAAGCGAAGACCTGTAGCGGTGGGGCAAAGGCCGCGCCGACCTCGTGAGCCCTTCTCCAACGGGCAGGACCCCAGCGGGAATCCGGGCGCTCGCCTCAGGCCGCTCCCGACGGGACCAGCGGAGGAGACGGGTTGACCCCGGCGGCCCTGGTGCGACCGGGGAGACCACCGGTCCCGCTCCACCTCGGCCTCACGGCGGGGGCCCCCCAGCCGTCACACGGTGGTTTCCACGGGGATGCTCAGGGCCGTGGCGATGGGCGTGTAGATGTCGACGTCCGCCTCCAGGGCCCGCAGGCTCACGATCAGGGCGTACCGCGCGTCGCGGTCCACGTACGGCGGGGTGCCGCCCCGTTTCTCGCGCCACCACCCGCTGACGGGGTAGACCAGCACCGCCTCGCAGGCCTGCAGGGTCGCGATGTCCCCACGCCAGCGGTCCGAGTGAACCGAACCGGAGGTCCGGAGCTTCGGGCCAAACTCCCAGTGGTCGTTGCCCGCGTCCCGGATGCTGCTCCCCTCGTTGGGCAGGCTCTCACGCTGAATGCGGGCCTTGAAGTCCGCCTCGGTCTCCAGCGGGCCTTTCACCGCGAACCTCAGGCCGTGCGAGGCGTAGCGGAACCGCTGGGCGTAGCCGCGCTCACTCGGGTTGGGTTCCACGAAGTACGACAGGGTGACGCGCATCTCGAGGTCCAGGCCCTCCAGCGCCGCCGTGTCGATGGCCGACCAGGGGAAGCGGTGCAGGTGCATCTCGTTCATCCGGGTTCGGCTGCCCACCGTCTCGAACGGGCGCAGGGCGTCCTGGATGACCAGCGTCAGGTCGTTCCGCGCGCTGCGGCGGGCCCGCTCCAGCTGGGGGACGCCGTACCCGTACCGCCGCAGGAGATTCCGGACGTCCAGACGACGGGACCCGGCCAGGCGCGCCTGCATGGCGGGCGTCCACTCGGCGGAGTGCACCATCAGCGCCCGGATCGTCTCCGGCCAGTAGTGCGGGAACTCAGCCGCGAGTTGGGCCGCCATCCGCGCCCCCAGTGCCGCCGCCGCGCTCGTGTCCCCGAAGTCCCGCAGGTGCCCCGTCGTGAGGTCGAAATCCGCCGTGAGCAACCGGACGTCCGGGTGTTTGGCATCGAAGGTGCCCCCGTTCACGATCAGGTTGCCCCCCTCCATCACGATCTCCGGCTTGATGGGCCATTGTTCCTGCCAGAGCACGGACGTGCTGCTGGTCGGGGACAGGTCCCCCCCGGGCGCCACCGGCCACCACCCCGTGTACCGCGGATCGAGCAGGTTGGTCTTGTCGGTGTACGCCCCCACGGTCAGGACGTTCCACGCCTGCGCGGGGCTGTGCACCTGCGCCGTGTCGGCCGACCCCAGGTAGTCGCTCAGCAGGTCGGGGACCGCCGGCGTATTGTTCCCGGCCGCCACCACCGCGAGGCGCTGGGGCTCGTCACCTCCCCCGGACGTCAGCTGGTCGAGGGCGGCGGACCAGGCCGTGGGCCGGCCCCGGTTCACGTCGAGGGTCGCCGTCACGGCCAGACAGATGACGCGCTGCCGCTCGGGGTTGGTCCCCTCCATCTGCCGCACCGCGTCCTGGGTGATGCGCCCGTAGAGGTGATAGGGGTTGTGCCCGGCCGGGGGCAGGATCTTCACGGACTCCAGCCGGTGGCTGAGCCTCACCGCCGCGCTCGACAGTAGGAACCCGAGGACGTCCCCGTGCAGGATCAGCCCCGACATGGCGGTGCCGTGCCCCTCCCACCCGGAGTCATCCGGTCCCCAGTGGGGGTGCCAGGTCTGCCAGTCGTTCGGATGCAGGTGCGTGGCGATCAGGGGGTGGGGCCGCGTGACCCCGCTGTCGAGCAGCAGGACGGACGTCTGCACCGACGCGTCGGGAGGCAGAAGACGCGTGGCGGCCTCGTCCACCCACTGGGCCTGCTCGGCATTGTTCATGCGCACGAACACGTCGGGCGTGTCGCGCGACAGGCGCAACTCCGCCATCACGACCGTGTGGAGGAAGATCCGGCTGAGCGCGTCGAAGGACCCGTGAACGAGCAGCACTTCCCGGTCGGGGAAGGTCAGGCGCTCCTCGGCCACGGTGAGTTCCACCCGCCGGGCGACCTGCCGGAACTCCTCGGCCGCGCCCTGCCGGACTCAGACCTCCCACCACACGGCCGCCCCCGGCCCGGGCAGCGACGCGGCGTCCCCGACGAAGATGGAGCGCAGGGCGGCGTGCCGGATCCCCTCGATGTTCGTCACCAGGGACGCGCGTTTGGGCTGGCCCCCGGGAGTGTCCACGCTGGCGTACTCGTGGATTCGCCGGTCGTAGGCCTCGGCCGCCGTTTCCGGCACGACCACCGTCGCGATCACGCGGTTCGTCGCCGGGTCCCGCCGGACCGAGGCCACCTCAATGCCCTGTTGCCGACCCTCCAGCCGTTGCAGGAGGGCTTTGTCCGCGTCTCGTCCCGTCAGTTCGAAGTCGAGGTACTGCCCCTGCGGCCCCTCGGGGAACACGGGGTCCCGGGGCAGGCCCGAGAGTGCCTGCTTGGCCAGCGCGA contains:
- a CDS encoding S8 family peptidase, whose product is MELTVAEERLTFPDREVLLVHGSFDALSRIFLHTVVMAELRLSRDTPDVFVRMNNAEQAQWVDEAATRLLPPDASVQTSVLLLDSGVTRPHPLIATHLHPNDWQTWHPHWGPDDSGWEGHGTAMSGLILHGDVLGFLLSSAAVRLSHRLESVKILPPAGHNPYHLYGRITQDAVRQMEGTNPERQRVICLAVTATLDVNRGRPTAWSAALDQLTSGGGDEPQRLAVVAAGNNTPAVPDLLSDYLGSADTAQVHSPAQAWNVLTVGAYTDKTNLLDPRYTGWWPVAPGGDLSPTSSTSVLWQEQWPIKPEIVMEGGNLIVNGGTFDAKHPDVRLLTADFDLTTGHLRDFGDTSAAAALGARMAAQLAAEFPHYWPETIRALMVHSAEWTPAMQARLAGSRRLDVRNLLRRYGYGVPQLERARRSARNDLTLVIQDALRPFETVGSRTRMNEMHLHRFPWSAIDTAALEGLDLEMRVTLSYFVEPNPSERGYAQRFRYASHGLRFAVKGPLETEADFKARIQRESLPNEGSSIRDAGNDHWEFGPKLRTSGSVHSDRWRGDIATLQACEAVLVYPVSGWWREKRGGTPPYVDRDARYALIVSLRALEADVDIYTPIATALSIPVETTV